In Bdellovibrio svalbardensis, the sequence TTTTAACGAAGTCACCGGCACAGTGTAGGACTTGGTCGTAATGCACATTCCATTTCCTGCCCACGGCCCCTGCTCCTGACATTGTTTCCCACTCCAGTTAAAGATTCTAAAGGAAACCTTCACATCACTTGATTTCGAAGCAAACTCAAAAGACTGCCCCACATGCTCCTCTACAGAATACATTTTCTTAAAGCCAAAATTCCAAGGCGTTGTATTTTGCTGATAGTTTGCTGAGAATTCAGGACTGTGAGACATCACGAATGTTCTTAGAACGGTCGACGCTGCCAACGGCCCATAGGCTCCGTGGAATCCGCAATGACTTCCATAAGAAAGATTCAAAACACCCACATTCGGTGATTTTTCGTAGTAGTCATCTTGCTCTATTACCCGCGCATTGATTTTATTATTCACGATGATGTCATTCTTCGAAGCCCATACAAGCATCGGAGTTTGAATCTTTGTGCGCAAATTCCAGAAGTTATTAGACTTAAAATAAGAACTCGGAGTGCTGGCAATTCCACGACGTTGCAAAGATGTGGATGTCAACTCACCTAAAAAGTCCGCCATTTCTGCTGTTTTCTTAGGAATACGGCCTTCAACCAAAAGATCCGGAACGTCAGCCAAGTCCCCACGCGCATCCATGAATTGATTTTTCGTCAATTTAGCGAAAATAGGACCCACGATAAAGCTGCTATAGAGATGTTCCAAGGTCGGTTTTAAGCTCACCACAGGGCAAATGGCTGCGACAGAACTGAAGACCTTCGAACCGTCGGTTTGTGGATACATATCGTTATAGGTAGCGCCATAAATCGCAGCACTCCCCCCAAGACTGATACCCATCAAGTGCATACTCGAAATGCGATCTCTGTAGGCCCATTGTTCCTTGAGCCATTTACCAGCGAGCAAAGCCTCATAACCTTCTGAGTACCCACCCAATTGAACCACATGATTCAAGGCCATATAATCCAAGCCTGTTTGACTCGCCAACAAGACGACGTTGAATGGGCTTTGATCGAATAAACTCATAAGATAGGCCTTCATCGAAGGCGACTCAGAGGCAGAACAGAACGTTCCGCACTTTACTACAACAAGCGGACGAGGACGACCATCCTGCTTCAACGCCATGATTGCTGGCAACTGAACTCCGTTGGAGAGCTTCATCGTAAACTCAGAAACTTGTGGATGCTGTAAAAATGGATACTTGTACATTGAGTACTTCAAAAGAGCGATAACACCCTTGGGTGATCTTGCAGAAAGCTCATACTCACAGCGTTTAAAATAGTCTTTAGCTAACTTAAAGTATTCTGCACTTGATCTCTTTTTGCTCAAGACAGAGTCTTCAAAAATTTTTGGGTCACAAGCTGGGCTGATATCCTTGGTGCTAAGCCCATCTGGAATCTCTTCTAAAAAGCTCTGAGTCGTGGCCTGATCTGGATCCGCTTTTTGAGCGACCTCCGTCAAAAACTGTGCTTCCCGATTATCATTTTTCGAGCTCACAGTCTGAGCCTGAGTTGCCACCGAAATGAAAA encodes:
- a CDS encoding alpha/beta hydrolase family protein, which translates into the protein MTAMMFNFVLSVLFISVATQAQTVSSKNDNREAQFLTEVAQKADPDQATTQSFLEEIPDGLSTKDISPACDPKIFEDSVLSKKRSSAEYFKLAKDYFKRCEYELSARSPKGVIALLKYSMYKYPFLQHPQVSEFTMKLSNGVQLPAIMALKQDGRPRPLVVVKCGTFCSASESPSMKAYLMSLFDQSPFNVVLLASQTGLDYMALNHVVQLGGYSEGYEALLAGKWLKEQWAYRDRISSMHLMGISLGGSAAIYGATYNDMYPQTDGSKVFSSVAAICPVVSLKPTLEHLYSSFIVGPIFAKLTKNQFMDARGDLADVPDLLVEGRIPKKTAEMADFLGELTSTSLQRRGIASTPSSYFKSNNFWNLRTKIQTPMLVWASKNDIIVNNKINARVIEQDDYYEKSPNVGVLNLSYGSHCGFHGAYGPLAASTVLRTFVMSHSPEFSANYQQNTTPWNFGFKKMYSVEEHVGQSFEFASKSSDVKVSFRIFNWSGKQCQEQGPWAGNGMCITTKSYTVPVTSLKQLGARVPRNNIEAQTLSREFNTKVEFRTKDQKPLNGSSASEFVMTWRTAFE